A single genomic interval of Camelina sativa cultivar DH55 chromosome 11, Cs, whole genome shotgun sequence harbors:
- the LOC104724256 gene encoding putative germin-like protein subfamily 1 member 9 isoform X1 — protein MKSLSFLAVLSILAITLSLTIASDPSPLQDFCVAINTPADGVFVNGKFCKDPKLVTEEDFFRGGLNKAGIPNAKTGSVVTPVNVNQIPGLNTLGISIVRIDYAVNGQNPPHTHPRASEILYLAHGTLLVGFVTSNPENRLISKVLNEGDVFVFPEGLVHFQANVGKFPALAFAGLSSQNPGVITIADTVFGSNPAIDPNVLARAFQLDARTVVDLQTKFKK, from the exons ATGAAGAGTCTCTCATTTCTTGCTGTTCTATCTATCTTGGCGATAACACTTTCCTTAACCATTGCTTCAGACCCAAGCCCTCTTCAGGACTTCTGCGTCGCCATCAACACCCCAGCTGATGGTG TGTTTGTGAACGGAAAGTTCTGTAAGGACCCAAAGCTCGTCACTGAAGAG GACTTCTTTCGGGGAGGGCTCAACAAAGCGGGAATACCTAATGCAAAAACTGGGTCTGTTGTGACACCCGTCAATGTTAACCAGATTCCAGGGTTAAACACCCTTGGAATCTCTATTGTCCGTATTGATTACGCAGTTAACGGACAGAACCCACCTCACACCCACCCACGCGCCTCGGAGATTTTGTATCTCGCACACGGAACCCTTCTAGTAGGGTTTGTCACGTCAAACCCCGAAAACCGCCTCATATCTAAAGTACTCAACGAGGGTGATGTGTTTGTGTTCCCAGAGGGACTCGTTCATTTCCAAGCGAACGTTGGGAAATTTCCCGCGCTTGCATTCGCTGGTTTAAGCAGCCAAAACCCCGGTGTCATCACTATTGCCGACACCGTGTTTGGGTCTAACCCAGCAATAGACCCGAATGTTCTTGCGAGGGCGTTCCAGTTGGATGCTAGGACTGTCGTGGATCTACAGACTaagttcaaaaaataa
- the LOC104724256 gene encoding putative germin-like protein subfamily 1 member 9 isoform X2, whose protein sequence is MKSLSFLAVLSILAITLSLTIASDPSPLQDFCVAINTPADGVFVNGKFCKDPKLVTEEDFFRGGLNKAGIPNAKTGSVVTPVNVNQIPGLNTLGISIVRIDYAVNGQNPPHTHPRASEILYLAHGTLLVGFVTSNPENRLISKVLNEGDVFVFPEGLVHFQANVGKFPALAFAGLSSQNPGVITIADTVFGSNPAIDPNVLARAFQLDARTVVDLQTKFKK, encoded by the exons ATGAAGAGTCTCTCATTTCTTGCTGTTCTATCTATCTTGGCGATAACACTTTCCTTAACCATTGCTTCAGACCCAAGCCCTCTTCAGGACTTCTGCGTCGCCATCAACACCCCAGCTGATGGTG TGTTTGTGAACGGAAAGTTCTGTAAGGACCCAAAGCTCGTCACTGAAGAGGAC TTCTTTCGGGGAGGGCTCAACAAAGCGGGAATACCTAATGCAAAAACTGGGTCTGTTGTGACACCCGTCAATGTTAACCAGATTCCAGGGTTAAACACCCTTGGAATCTCTATTGTCCGTATTGATTACGCAGTTAACGGACAGAACCCACCTCACACCCACCCACGCGCCTCGGAGATTTTGTATCTCGCACACGGAACCCTTCTAGTAGGGTTTGTCACGTCAAACCCCGAAAACCGCCTCATATCTAAAGTACTCAACGAGGGTGATGTGTTTGTGTTCCCAGAGGGACTCGTTCATTTCCAAGCGAACGTTGGGAAATTTCCCGCGCTTGCATTCGCTGGTTTAAGCAGCCAAAACCCCGGTGTCATCACTATTGCCGACACCGTGTTTGGGTCTAACCCAGCAATAGACCCGAATGTTCTTGCGAGGGCGTTCCAGTTGGATGCTAGGACTGTCGTGGATCTACAGACTaagttcaaaaaataa